A part of Salmo trutta chromosome 15, fSalTru1.1, whole genome shotgun sequence genomic DNA contains:
- the akap10 gene encoding A-kinase anchor protein 10, mitochondrial isoform X2 has product MSFFRRKAKGKEPERPVDAKVNRAPMSPQSPSLSLRNHHAILEAAGPSHVAINAISANMDSFARGRTAILKKQPIHMEAAHFGDLGRSSVNYLASETRSRLSKTVDQILRDNVAMPYYIQFQEARGADHLVCFWLEAESFRSTSWSRVRAHSLNSVKHSSLAEPASTPVSPDPSSNSDMDLPSIPRPSSSRPLTPSPQDANSSEGPMAQLVHRDSFSSVVDQRPGTPSRADTPSRQPSYRTGTSFKLQSTNALKELSDKLMKSIERDAVSIFTKYISPDAARPIPITEQLRNDIVAKICGEDGLVDPNCFVIAQSVVFSIMEQQHFSEFLRSHHFCKYQIEVLTSGSVFLADILFCESALFYFSEYMEKEDAVNVLQFWLAADNFQDQLAAKAGQYDGLEAQNDAMILYDKYFSLQATNPLGFDDSVRMEIESNICREGGPLPDCFTTPLRQAWTTMEKVYMPGFLSSNLYYKYLSDLINSVRADEFVLASAPGQGVASDGDRITNATEGSQAQQGAKKVAAIKILKNFDEAITVDIASLDPESLYQRPYAGMTFGKVNELGQFIREAEPEPDVKKSKGSMLSLAMKKLVQGNSDEAQEEMAWKIAKMIVNDVVHQAHHDSPGESTKL; this is encoded by the exons CAAAAGGAAAGGAACCTGAGCGACCAGTTGATGCTAAAGTCAATAGAG CCCCAATGAGCCCCCAGTCCCCCTCCCTGAGCCTCCGCAACCATCATGCCATCCTGGAGGCAGCTGGGCCCAGCCATGTGGCTATCAATGCCATCTCTGCCAACATGGACTCCTTTGCCCGCGGACGCACAGCAATCCTCAAGAAACAGCCCATCCACATGGAGGCTGCACACTTTGGGGATCTGG GGCGCTCTAGTGTGAACTACCTGGCCTCTGAGACTCGTTCGCGCCTGTCTAAGACGGTGGATCAGATTCTGCGGGACAACGTGGCCATGCCCTACTACATCCAGTTCCAGGAGGCCCGCGGGGCTGACCACCTGGTCTGCTTCTGGCTGGAGGCAGAGAGCTTTCGCTCCACCAGCTGGTCTCGGGTCCGGGCCCACAGCCTCAACTCAGTCAAACACAGCTCCCTGGCCGAGCCCGCCTCCACCCCCGTCTCCCCCGACCCCTCATCCAACTCAGACATGGACCTACCCTCCATCCCCAGGCCTTCCTCCTCACGCCCCCTTACCCCCAGCCCCCAGGACGCTAACAGTAGTGAAGGTCCCATGGCGCAGCTCGTCCACAGGGACTCCTTCAGCTCTGTGGTGGACCAGAGGCCTGGCACTCCCAGCAGGGCAGACACCCCCAGCAGACAGCCCTCCTACAGGACAGGGACGTCATTCAAGCTGCAGTCCACCAACGCCCTCAAGGAGCTCTCAGACAAGCTCATGAAGA GTATAGAGAGAGATGCAGTGAGCATCTTCACCAAGTACATCTCTCCAGACGCTGCTAGGCCCATCCCCATCACAGAACAGCTCAGAAACGACATAGTCG CTAAAATCTGTGGGGAGGATGGACTGGTGGACCCAAACTGCTTCGTCATTGCACAGTCTGTCGTCTTCTCCATCATGGAACAACA GCACTTTAGCGAATTCTTGCGCAGCCATCATTTCTGTAAGTACCAGATCGAAGTGTTGaccagtggctctgtgttcctgGCAGACATCTTATTCTGTGAGTCGGCCCTCTTCTACTTCTCTGAG TACATGGAAAAGGAGGATGCTGTGAATGTCCTGCAGTTCTGGCTGGCAGCAGATAACTTCCAGGACCAGCTGGCTGCTAAGGCTGGCCAGTACGACGGCCTGGAGGCCCAGAACGATGCCATGATCCTTTACGACAA GTATTTCTCACTCCAAGCCACCAACCCGCTGGGTTTCGATGACTCTGTGCGGATGGAGATAGAGTCTAATATCTGCCGGGAGGGAGGGCCTCTACCTGACTGCTTCACCACTCCTCTCAGACAGGCCTGGACCACCATGGAAAAG GTCTACATGCCAGGCTTCCTGTCGAGTAACCTTTACTACAAGTATCTGAGTGACCTTATCAACTCTGTCCGAGCGGATGAGTTTGTGCTGGCTAGCGCTCCCGGTCAAGGCGTGGCCTCTGACGGTGACCGCATCACCAACGCCACTGAGGGGTCTCAAGCCCAG CAAGGTGCCAAAAAGGTGGCAGCAATAAAAATCTTGAAAAACTTTGACGAAGCAATAACAGTGGACATAGCCAGCCTGGACCCAGAGTCCCTGTACCAGCGCCCCTATGCTGG AATGACGTTTGGGAAAGTCAACGAGCTGGGCCAGTTTATCAGGGAGGCCGAACCAGAACCGgatgtgaagaaatccaaag
- the akap10 gene encoding A-kinase anchor protein 10, mitochondrial isoform X1 yields MSFFRRKAKGKEPERPVDAKVNRAPMSPQSPSLSLRNHHAILEAAGPSHVAINAISANMDSFARGRTAILKKQPIHMEAAHFGDLGRSSVNYLASETRSRLSKTVDQILRDNVAMPYYIQFQEARGADHLVCFWLEAESFRSTSWSRVRAHSLNSVKHSSLAEPASTPVSPDPSSNSDMDLPSIPRPSSSRPLTPSPQDANSSEGPMAQLVHRDSFSSVVDQRPGTPSRADTPSRQPSYRTGTSFKLQSTNALKELSDKLMKSIERDAVSIFTKYISPDAARPIPITEQLRNDIVAKICGEDGLVDPNCFVIAQSVVFSIMEQQHFSEFLRSHHFCKYQIEVLTSGSVFLADILFCESALFYFSEYMEKEDAVNVLQFWLAADNFQDQLAAKAGQYDGLEAQNDAMILYDKYFSLQATNPLGFDDSVRMEIESNICREGGPLPDCFTTPLRQAWTTMEKVYMPGFLSSNLYYKYLSDLINSVRADEFVLASAPGQGVASDGDRITNATEGSQAQQGAKKVAAIKILKNFDEAITVDIASLDPESLYQRPYAGRMTFGKVNELGQFIREAEPEPDVKKSKGSMLSLAMKKLVQGNSDEAQEEMAWKIAKMIVNDVVHQAHHDSPGESTKL; encoded by the exons CAAAAGGAAAGGAACCTGAGCGACCAGTTGATGCTAAAGTCAATAGAG CCCCAATGAGCCCCCAGTCCCCCTCCCTGAGCCTCCGCAACCATCATGCCATCCTGGAGGCAGCTGGGCCCAGCCATGTGGCTATCAATGCCATCTCTGCCAACATGGACTCCTTTGCCCGCGGACGCACAGCAATCCTCAAGAAACAGCCCATCCACATGGAGGCTGCACACTTTGGGGATCTGG GGCGCTCTAGTGTGAACTACCTGGCCTCTGAGACTCGTTCGCGCCTGTCTAAGACGGTGGATCAGATTCTGCGGGACAACGTGGCCATGCCCTACTACATCCAGTTCCAGGAGGCCCGCGGGGCTGACCACCTGGTCTGCTTCTGGCTGGAGGCAGAGAGCTTTCGCTCCACCAGCTGGTCTCGGGTCCGGGCCCACAGCCTCAACTCAGTCAAACACAGCTCCCTGGCCGAGCCCGCCTCCACCCCCGTCTCCCCCGACCCCTCATCCAACTCAGACATGGACCTACCCTCCATCCCCAGGCCTTCCTCCTCACGCCCCCTTACCCCCAGCCCCCAGGACGCTAACAGTAGTGAAGGTCCCATGGCGCAGCTCGTCCACAGGGACTCCTTCAGCTCTGTGGTGGACCAGAGGCCTGGCACTCCCAGCAGGGCAGACACCCCCAGCAGACAGCCCTCCTACAGGACAGGGACGTCATTCAAGCTGCAGTCCACCAACGCCCTCAAGGAGCTCTCAGACAAGCTCATGAAGA GTATAGAGAGAGATGCAGTGAGCATCTTCACCAAGTACATCTCTCCAGACGCTGCTAGGCCCATCCCCATCACAGAACAGCTCAGAAACGACATAGTCG CTAAAATCTGTGGGGAGGATGGACTGGTGGACCCAAACTGCTTCGTCATTGCACAGTCTGTCGTCTTCTCCATCATGGAACAACA GCACTTTAGCGAATTCTTGCGCAGCCATCATTTCTGTAAGTACCAGATCGAAGTGTTGaccagtggctctgtgttcctgGCAGACATCTTATTCTGTGAGTCGGCCCTCTTCTACTTCTCTGAG TACATGGAAAAGGAGGATGCTGTGAATGTCCTGCAGTTCTGGCTGGCAGCAGATAACTTCCAGGACCAGCTGGCTGCTAAGGCTGGCCAGTACGACGGCCTGGAGGCCCAGAACGATGCCATGATCCTTTACGACAA GTATTTCTCACTCCAAGCCACCAACCCGCTGGGTTTCGATGACTCTGTGCGGATGGAGATAGAGTCTAATATCTGCCGGGAGGGAGGGCCTCTACCTGACTGCTTCACCACTCCTCTCAGACAGGCCTGGACCACCATGGAAAAG GTCTACATGCCAGGCTTCCTGTCGAGTAACCTTTACTACAAGTATCTGAGTGACCTTATCAACTCTGTCCGAGCGGATGAGTTTGTGCTGGCTAGCGCTCCCGGTCAAGGCGTGGCCTCTGACGGTGACCGCATCACCAACGCCACTGAGGGGTCTCAAGCCCAG CAAGGTGCCAAAAAGGTGGCAGCAATAAAAATCTTGAAAAACTTTGACGAAGCAATAACAGTGGACATAGCCAGCCTGGACCCAGAGTCCCTGTACCAGCGCCCCTATGCTGG AAGAATGACGTTTGGGAAAGTCAACGAGCTGGGCCAGTTTATCAGGGAGGCCGAACCAGAACCGgatgtgaagaaatccaaag